In a single window of the Rhizobiaceae bacterium genome:
- the tsaD gene encoding tRNA (adenosine(37)-N6)-threonylcarbamoyltransferase complex transferase subunit TsaD → MIRVLGIETSCDETAASVVVSDAPAHGRILSNVVLSQIEEHAAFGGVVPEIAARAHVEALDGIVQAALDEAGVGLSDIDAVAATAGPGLVGGLIVGLMTAKAIAAAAGKPLLAINHLEGHALTARLTSGLAFPYLLLLVSGGHTQVLLVRGVGDYQRWATTIDDALGEAFDKTAKILGLPHPGGPSVERAAMSGDAARFAFPRPMKGAAQPDFSFSGLKTAVRQAAIHAAPLTETDVADICASFQQAIADTLQERVDRSLARFREAFPEIDSPTLVVAGGVAANRKVRATLEALCAAHQFRFVAPPHMLCTDNAAMIAWAGIERLQADVPGEDAMRLAPRSRWPLDAVSAPMVGSGRRGAKA, encoded by the coding sequence TTGATCCGTGTGCTCGGCATAGAAACGAGTTGCGACGAAACAGCGGCGAGCGTCGTGGTTTCGGATGCGCCCGCGCACGGGCGCATCCTCTCGAATGTGGTTCTCAGCCAGATCGAGGAACATGCAGCCTTTGGCGGCGTGGTGCCGGAGATCGCCGCCCGCGCCCATGTCGAAGCTCTGGACGGCATCGTGCAGGCCGCTCTCGATGAGGCGGGCGTCGGTCTGTCCGACATTGATGCGGTTGCGGCGACGGCAGGTCCGGGACTGGTCGGAGGGCTGATCGTCGGCCTGATGACGGCGAAGGCTATCGCCGCCGCCGCCGGAAAGCCCCTGCTCGCGATCAACCATCTGGAGGGTCACGCGCTGACGGCGCGGCTAACCAGCGGCCTTGCCTTTCCTTATCTGCTGCTGCTCGTGTCCGGCGGGCACACGCAGGTACTTCTGGTTCGCGGTGTTGGCGACTATCAGCGCTGGGCGACGACGATTGACGATGCGCTGGGCGAAGCCTTCGACAAGACGGCGAAAATCCTGGGGCTGCCGCATCCGGGCGGGCCGAGCGTGGAGCGTGCGGCGATGTCGGGCGACGCGGCGCGCTTTGCGTTCCCGCGCCCGATGAAAGGCGCTGCACAGCCCGATTTCTCTTTTTCCGGCCTGAAAACCGCGGTTCGTCAGGCAGCGATCCATGCCGCGCCGCTGACCGAGACCGACGTGGCGGACATCTGCGCCTCCTTTCAGCAGGCCATCGCCGACACGTTGCAGGAACGCGTGGATCGCAGCCTCGCGCGGTTCCGGGAGGCCTTTCCCGAGATTGATTCGCCGACGCTGGTGGTGGCGGGTGGCGTGGCGGCGAACAGGAAGGTGCGCGCAACGTTGGAAGCGCTCTGCGCAGCGCACCAATTTCGATTCGTCGCGCCGCCGCATATGCTGTGCACAGACAATGCCGCGATGATCGCCTGGGCAGGTATCGAGCGCCTCCAGGCCGATGTTCCGGGCGAAGATGCGATGCGCCTCGCGCCCCGCTCGCGCTGGCCGCTGGATGCGGTTTCCGCCCCGATGGTCGGATCGGGCCGCAGGGGAGCCAAAGCATGA
- a CDS encoding exodeoxyribonuclease III yields the protein MAFTLATWNINSIRLRMPLVEHFLRSVQPDVLCLQETKCPDDLFPFEPLRAAGYEHIAIHGQKGYHGVATVSRRPLEIIEKRRFCEIDDTRHLSVKLNAAGKAVLLHNFYVPAGGDEPDPEINQKFRHKLGFISEMNDVRAGYDGESASILVGDLNIAPLVHDVWSHKQLLNVVSHTPVETEGLETMRKGGGWADLMRHNVPEDRKLYTWWSYRAQDWAASDRGRRLDHIWSSPNLIGNLADMEILREARGWERPSDHVPVIMRLAE from the coding sequence ATGGCATTCACTCTCGCGACCTGGAACATCAATTCGATTCGCCTGCGCATGCCGCTGGTCGAGCACTTCCTGCGCAGCGTCCAGCCCGATGTGCTCTGCCTTCAGGAAACGAAATGCCCGGACGACCTGTTTCCGTTCGAGCCGCTGCGCGCCGCAGGCTATGAGCACATCGCGATCCACGGGCAGAAAGGCTATCACGGGGTGGCGACCGTTTCGCGCCGCCCGCTGGAGATCATCGAGAAGCGGCGGTTCTGCGAGATCGACGACACGCGGCATCTGTCGGTGAAACTCAACGCTGCGGGCAAGGCGGTGCTCCTCCACAATTTCTACGTGCCTGCCGGCGGCGACGAACCCGATCCCGAAATCAATCAGAAATTCAGGCACAAGCTTGGCTTCATCAGCGAGATGAACGATGTGCGGGCGGGATATGACGGAGAATCCGCGTCCATACTCGTGGGCGACCTGAACATCGCGCCGCTGGTGCATGACGTCTGGTCGCACAAGCAGTTGCTGAACGTCGTCAGCCATACGCCGGTCGAAACCGAGGGGCTTGAGACCATGCGCAAGGGCGGCGGCTGGGCCGACCTGATGCGCCACAACGTGCCCGAGGATCGCAAGCTCTACACCTGGTGGAGCTATCGCGCGCAGGACTGGGCGGCGTCCGACCGTGGCCGCAGGCTGGACCACATCTGGTCGTCGCCGAACCTGATTGGCAATCTCGCGGATATGGAAATATTGCGGGAAGCCCGCGGCTGGGAGCGGCCCTCCGACCATGTGCCGGTCATCATGCGGCTGGCGGAGTAG
- a CDS encoding NAD(P)-dependent glycerol-3-phosphate dehydrogenase: MSAWRITILGGGAWGTALAAALCRAGQDVTLWARSGDAVEALARGENPRYLPGIRIPAIRATTDAAQALDGADCVLAVVPAQSLRTTLEAVAARIPPGIPVVLCAKGIERTTGLLLSGIAREHLPDNPLAALSGPSFATDVARGLPTAVVVASEQEGLAASLALRFSSEGFRCYSSDDLIGVEIGGALKNVFAIAAGAVTGANLGASAQAAMVTRGFVELRRIAAAFGAQPQTLMGLSGLGDLMLTCSTVQSRNFAYGLAVGRGENLDGLPLAEGVATAAIAARVAEARGVDAPIINAVSQILDRAITIHEAVRQLMNRPLKTESE; this comes from the coding sequence ATGAGCGCGTGGCGAATCACCATTCTTGGCGGCGGAGCGTGGGGCACCGCCCTTGCCGCCGCCTTGTGCCGCGCCGGGCAGGACGTGACGCTTTGGGCGCGAAGTGGAGATGCGGTCGAAGCGCTCGCGCGCGGCGAAAACCCGCGCTACCTCCCCGGCATCCGCATTCCGGCGATACGCGCGACGACGGACGCAGCACAGGCGCTTGACGGTGCCGATTGCGTGCTGGCGGTGGTGCCCGCGCAATCGCTGCGAACGACGCTGGAAGCAGTGGCCGCCCGCATCCCGCCCGGCATTCCGGTCGTGCTTTGCGCCAAGGGCATAGAACGCACAACCGGCCTGCTGCTCTCCGGCATTGCGCGGGAGCACCTGCCCGACAATCCGCTGGCGGCGCTCTCCGGCCCGAGCTTCGCCACCGATGTCGCGCGCGGCCTTCCAACCGCGGTGGTGGTCGCGAGCGAGCAGGAGGGCCTCGCCGCCTCGCTCGCGCTGCGTTTTTCCTCGGAAGGATTCCGCTGCTACTCCAGCGACGACCTGATCGGCGTCGAGATCGGCGGCGCGCTGAAGAATGTATTCGCCATCGCGGCGGGTGCGGTGACCGGGGCAAATCTCGGCGCCAGCGCGCAGGCCGCCATGGTTACGCGCGGATTTGTGGAGTTGCGCCGCATCGCGGCGGCCTTCGGCGCACAGCCGCAGACATTGATGGGGCTTTCCGGCCTTGGCGATTTGATGCTGACCTGTTCGACGGTGCAGTCGCGCAATTTCGCCTATGGACTTGCCGTTGGCCGGGGCGAGAACCTTGACGGCCTGCCTTTGGCCGAAGGCGTGGCGACCGCCGCAATAGCGGCCCGCGTTGCCGAAGCGCGCGGGGTGGATGCGCCGATCATCAATGCCGTGTCGCAGATACTCGACCGCGCCATCACCATTCACGAAGCGGTGCGCCAACTGATGAACCGCCCGCTGAAAACGGAAAGCGAATAG
- a CDS encoding phage tail protein, giving the protein MVKTPRTRHSKSQRTPVTIELGADDVKRVDEPADEPQVQAEPVESIEVPAQPDSEMRKVEGDPELAGEAVTESAPDSDAERTSGPASDYSFGRIEDSGRTGDAVPPPPSKGSGVSSIAAGLIGAVVALGGFYALQAAGLVGGTGGAAPSLAPVEQELAALKSELATLQSEPADDGVSAALDQLKSEVATLQSAAGSGGAGDAAAVAALDERIKKIESASGGSQGLNDQIAGLDKKITEAADSFSKGEARIAALEQSLSALAAKVEQQASQPKVALAIAAAALKSAVDRGGPFAAEAETFAAIAPSAPQLEALRQYADQGVATEADLLAEFPQAADAMMAAASPENPNAGLIQRLLDSAQSVVKVRPVGAVAGDDPGARIARMEVALKSGDLAKAMAEYDGLPDAVKQAGASLADRIKARIEVTKLVDQLVADAMKSA; this is encoded by the coding sequence ATGGTCAAGACCCCGAGAACGCGTCACAGCAAGAGCCAGCGGACGCCTGTCACGATCGAACTGGGAGCGGACGATGTGAAACGGGTCGATGAACCGGCGGATGAGCCGCAGGTGCAGGCCGAACCTGTTGAAAGCATTGAAGTTCCCGCCCAGCCGGATTCCGAGATGCGGAAGGTCGAGGGCGATCCCGAACTTGCCGGGGAAGCCGTGACCGAAAGTGCGCCCGATAGTGACGCGGAGCGGACATCCGGGCCGGCGTCCGATTATTCATTCGGACGCATTGAAGATTCCGGAAGGACGGGCGACGCGGTGCCGCCACCGCCGAGTAAAGGTTCCGGGGTTTCCAGCATCGCAGCCGGGTTGATCGGCGCTGTTGTGGCACTGGGCGGGTTCTATGCGTTGCAGGCAGCCGGTCTCGTGGGCGGCACAGGCGGCGCTGCGCCATCTCTCGCGCCGGTCGAACAGGAGCTTGCAGCCCTGAAAAGCGAGCTGGCGACACTTCAGTCCGAGCCAGCGGACGACGGTGTTTCAGCGGCGCTCGACCAACTCAAATCCGAGGTCGCGACACTGCAATCCGCCGCCGGTTCGGGTGGCGCGGGCGATGCTGCGGCGGTCGCGGCGCTGGACGAGCGCATAAAAAAGATCGAATCGGCTTCCGGTGGCTCGCAAGGCTTGAACGACCAGATTGCGGGCCTCGATAAGAAGATCACCGAAGCCGCCGATTCGTTCAGCAAGGGCGAAGCGCGCATTGCGGCGCTGGAACAATCGCTGTCGGCATTGGCTGCCAAGGTCGAGCAGCAGGCGTCTCAGCCGAAGGTCGCGTTGGCGATTGCGGCGGCGGCGCTCAAGTCTGCGGTGGATCGCGGCGGACCATTCGCCGCAGAAGCTGAAACCTTTGCCGCAATCGCCCCGAGCGCCCCCCAACTGGAAGCGCTTCGGCAATATGCGGACCAGGGTGTTGCGACCGAGGCGGACCTTCTGGCCGAATTTCCGCAGGCGGCGGATGCGATGATGGCAGCGGCTTCGCCCGAAAATCCGAATGCGGGCCTAATCCAGCGCCTGCTCGACAGTGCCCAGTCGGTCGTCAAGGTCAGGCCGGTGGGAGCGGTTGCGGGAGACGATCCCGGCGCGCGGATTGCGCGGATGGAAGTGGCGCTCAAGTCGGGCGACCTCGCAAAGGCGATGGCCGAGTATGACGGTCTGCCGGATGCGGTGAAGCAGGCGGGCGCCTCCCTTGCGGATCGCATAAAGGCACGGATCGAAGTGACGAAACTGGTTGACCAGCTCGTCGCGGACGCGATGAAGTCGGCGTAG
- a CDS encoding EVE domain-containing protein codes for MNYWLFKSEPDVFSFDDLKAKGKKGQEWDGVRNYAARNNMQEMKVGDLGFFYHSNIGLCAAGIVEVCGLAHPDSTTDDPRWECVDVRAVRDVPNPPTLDAIKANPKLAKMVLVNNSRLSVQPVTAEEWKEVCRMGGVDPAP; via the coding sequence ATGAACTACTGGCTGTTCAAGTCCGAACCCGACGTGTTTTCCTTCGATGACCTCAAGGCCAAGGGCAAGAAGGGGCAGGAGTGGGACGGCGTGCGCAATTACGCCGCGCGCAACAATATGCAGGAGATGAAGGTCGGCGATCTCGGTTTCTTCTACCATTCCAATATCGGCCTTTGCGCGGCGGGAATCGTCGAGGTGTGCGGGCTTGCGCACCCCGATTCGACCACGGACGATCCGCGCTGGGAATGCGTGGATGTGCGCGCCGTGCGCGACGTTCCGAACCCGCCGACGCTGGACGCCATAAAGGCCAACCCGAAACTGGCAAAGATGGTTCTGGTCAACAACTCGCGCCTCTCCGTCCAGCCGGTCACTGCGGAGGAATGGAAGGAAGTCTGCCGCATGGGCGGCGTTGACCCGGCTCCGTGA
- a CDS encoding outer membrane lipoprotein carrier protein LolA, producing the protein MTSISPSFTRRTVLALAIAGAALGPQAGAARAEASQAAQRIADHFGSVRTMTGDFIQFGPRGEQTGGKFYIQRPGKIRFNYDAPSNFRVIADGTSVVIENMKLRTSDLYPLSKTPLKLLLDDRIDLSGGRVKSVKEEDDLTTIQLADKSVFGNSTITMKFNPQTSELLEWTITDAKGKDTTVMISNVRSGVQLDPSMFEINYRRNREMNQNKSQR; encoded by the coding sequence ATGACCTCGATATCTCCATCCTTCACCCGCCGCACGGTGTTGGCGCTTGCCATTGCGGGTGCAGCGCTTGGCCCGCAGGCGGGCGCGGCGCGCGCGGAAGCCTCGCAGGCCGCCCAGCGCATCGCGGACCATTTCGGCTCTGTTCGCACCATGACCGGCGATTTCATCCAGTTCGGCCCGCGCGGCGAGCAGACCGGCGGCAAATTTTACATCCAGCGGCCCGGCAAGATTCGCTTCAACTATGACGCGCCGTCGAATTTTCGTGTGATCGCCGATGGCACCTCGGTGGTGATCGAGAACATGAAGCTGCGCACGTCCGACCTCTATCCGCTTTCCAAGACGCCTCTGAAGCTGCTTCTGGACGACCGGATCGACCTGTCCGGGGGAAGGGTCAAGAGCGTCAAGGAAGAGGACGACCTGACCACCATCCAGCTTGCGGACAAATCCGTGTTCGGCAATTCGACGATCACGATGAAGTTCAATCCGCAGACGAGCGAATTGCTCGAATGGACCATCACCGACGCCAAGGGCAAGGATACGACGGTGATGATCTCGAATGTCCGCAGCGGCGTGCAGCTCGATCCTTCGATGTTCGAAATCAACTATCGGCGCAATCGCGAGATGAACCAGAACAAGAGCCAGCGGTAA
- a CDS encoding cyclic nucleotide-binding domain-containing protein: protein MALDDDIRLLSGVALFQSLAEEHLRLLAFGAEKTSLRSGETLYQEGEPALCAYIVMSGRIELYRERDGTHLKLTDAGPGAVLGELAMIAPTRRLSSAIATIETRVMAIERKSFRRFLEEFPDLAELIRRRLALEFQAMVDRLEQLSAKLGE, encoded by the coding sequence ATGGCGCTGGATGACGACATCCGTTTGCTGTCCGGCGTCGCTCTGTTCCAGAGCCTCGCCGAAGAGCACTTGCGCTTGCTCGCATTCGGCGCGGAAAAGACGAGTCTGCGCTCCGGTGAGACGCTGTACCAGGAAGGTGAGCCGGCGCTGTGCGCCTATATCGTGATGTCCGGGCGCATCGAACTCTACCGCGAACGCGACGGCACGCACCTCAAACTGACCGATGCGGGACCCGGCGCGGTGCTCGGCGAGCTTGCTATGATCGCGCCCACGCGCAGGCTATCGAGCGCGATCGCCACCATCGAAACCCGCGTGATGGCCATCGAGCGCAAGAGCTTCCGCCGCTTTCTGGAAGAATTTCCCGACCTTGCCGAACTGATCCGGCGTCGGCTGGCGCTGGAGTTCCAGGCGATGGTGGATCGGCTGGAGCAATTGTCGGCGAAGCTCGGAGAGTAG
- a CDS encoding response regulator transcription factor, translating into MASRTILIVDDDDDLRGTLVEQLSLYEEFKVLDEPTATRGIASARAGLVDLLIMDVGLPDMDGREAVKMLRKGGFKSPIIMLTGHDTDSDTILGLEAGANDYVTKPFRFAVLLARIRAQLRQHEQSEDATFTVGPYTFKPSQKLMIDQRGSKIRLTEKEASIIRYLYRAGKTVVKRDTLLEEVWGYNSGVTTHTLETHVYRLRQKIERDPSKAEILVTESGGYRLMP; encoded by the coding sequence ATGGCTTCACGCACCATCCTGATCGTCGATGATGACGACGACCTGCGCGGCACCCTTGTCGAGCAGCTTTCGCTTTACGAGGAGTTCAAGGTGCTCGATGAGCCCACCGCCACCAGGGGCATTGCCTCGGCGCGGGCCGGCCTTGTGGACCTGCTGATCATGGATGTCGGGCTGCCCGACATGGACGGGCGCGAAGCTGTCAAGATGCTGCGAAAGGGCGGATTCAAGTCGCCGATCATCATGCTGACCGGCCATGACACCGATTCCGACACGATTCTCGGGCTTGAAGCCGGAGCCAACGACTATGTGACGAAGCCGTTTCGCTTTGCGGTGCTTCTGGCGCGCATCAGGGCGCAGCTTCGCCAGCATGAGCAGAGCGAGGACGCGACCTTCACGGTGGGTCCCTATACGTTCAAGCCGAGCCAGAAGCTCATGATCGACCAGCGCGGCTCGAAGATCAGGCTGACCGAGAAAGAAGCCTCCATCATCCGCTACCTTTACCGAGCCGGCAAAACGGTCGTGAAGCGCGACACCCTGCTTGAAGAGGTCTGGGGCTACAATTCCGGCGTCACGACACACACTTTGGAGACCCATGTGTATCGTTTGCGCCAGAAGATCGAGCGCGATCCTTCCAAAGCGGAAATTCTTGTGACAGAAAGCGGTGGTTACAGGCTGATGCCATAA
- the hemC gene encoding hydroxymethylbilane synthase: protein MKATPFRIGTRGSPLALAQAHETRARLMAAHNLPEEAFAVEVISTSGDRIQDRALSEAGGKGLFTKEIEEALLGGRIDIAVHSSKDMPTALPDGLELSAFLPREDVRDVFIGRSAEAIADLPQGAIVGSSSLRRQALLRRLRPDLEVVTFRGNVQTRLRKLEEGLVDGTLLALAGLKRLGMEHVATDIMSVEAFPPAPGQGAICIESRIGDERATALVAAIHHVPTGQALACERAFLAALDGSCRTPIAGHAHIEGGSILFAGLILSPDGRNAHRIERVGSAQDATHVGREAGQVIRAQAGPDFFESWD from the coding sequence ATGAAGGCGACGCCTTTCAGGATCGGTACGCGGGGCAGCCCGCTGGCGCTCGCCCAGGCGCATGAAACACGCGCGCGGCTGATGGCGGCACACAACCTGCCGGAAGAGGCGTTCGCCGTCGAAGTCATTTCCACCAGCGGAGACAGGATACAGGATCGCGCGCTTTCCGAAGCCGGCGGCAAGGGGCTGTTCACGAAGGAAATCGAGGAAGCCCTGCTTGGCGGCAGGATCGACATTGCGGTGCATTCCTCGAAGGATATGCCGACCGCGCTGCCGGATGGGCTGGAGCTTTCGGCCTTTCTCCCGCGCGAGGATGTGCGCGACGTGTTCATCGGGCGCTCGGCGGAAGCCATAGCCGACCTGCCGCAAGGAGCAATCGTCGGCTCGTCCTCGCTCCGCAGGCAGGCGCTCCTTCGCCGCCTGAGACCCGATCTGGAGGTGGTCACCTTTCGCGGCAATGTGCAGACGCGTCTGCGCAAGCTGGAAGAGGGTCTGGTCGATGGCACGTTGCTTGCGCTTGCGGGTCTGAAACGGCTCGGAATGGAGCATGTCGCGACGGACATCATGTCGGTGGAAGCCTTTCCGCCCGCGCCCGGCCAGGGGGCCATCTGCATCGAAAGCCGCATCGGCGATGAACGGGCGACGGCGCTTGTCGCGGCGATCCATCATGTGCCGACCGGGCAGGCGCTTGCCTGCGAGCGCGCATTTCTCGCCGCACTGGACGGCTCCTGCCGGACGCCGATCGCCGGTCACGCGCATATTGAAGGAGGGTCGATTCTGTTCGCCGGTCTCATCCTGTCCCCTGACGGTCGAAATGCCCATCGAATCGAACGTGTTGGCTCGGCGCAGGACGCCACTCATGTCGGCAGGGAGGCCGGACAAGTCATCCGTGCGCAGGCGGGGCCGGACTTCTTCGAAAGCTGGGATTGA
- a CDS encoding L,D-transpeptidase family protein, producing the protein MRRIIVRARPGAPSQGILNVGGTAFPCALGRGGIRSLKREGDGATPLADMRLLRGYVRDGRFQYRSMLPLERISPTLGWCEVPGDRNYNRPVKMPYAASHERMMRDDHLYDACIVLDWNVRPRVRGRGSAIFFHLARPGFSPTEGCVAVSKQVMRRLLPLLGRQTILSVVR; encoded by the coding sequence TTGCGCCGAATCATCGTCCGCGCCCGGCCTGGCGCGCCGTCACAGGGAATCTTGAATGTCGGCGGCACTGCTTTTCCATGTGCGCTTGGGCGAGGCGGCATCAGGTCGCTGAAGCGCGAGGGCGACGGCGCAACCCCGCTGGCCGATATGCGATTGTTGCGCGGCTACGTCCGGGATGGTCGGTTCCAGTACCGCTCGATGCTTCCGCTGGAGCGCATCTCGCCAACGCTCGGCTGGTGCGAGGTGCCGGGGGACAGGAACTATAACCGCCCGGTCAAAATGCCCTATGCGGCGAGCCACGAGCGCATGATGCGTGACGATCACCTCTACGACGCCTGCATCGTACTGGACTGGAATGTGCGGCCGCGCGTCCGGGGCAGGGGGAGCGCGATTTTCTTCCATCTCGCGCGGCCCGGCTTTTCGCCGACCGAGGGGTGCGTGGCTGTTTCGAAGCAGGTGATGCGCCGTCTCCTGCCCTTGCTTGGCAGGCAAACGATTCTTTCGGTGGTTCGCTGA
- a CDS encoding methyltransferase, with protein sequence MTRLSIASGRAFILENTSLIAPPHVPELRLHLADEAHDLWHRAEEELAAIGLPPPFWAFAWAGGQGLARHVLDNPGHVANRSVLDFATGSGLVAIAASRAGASTVLAADIDPFCEAAVELNAEANGLRVTFAGDDLIDSDLGWDVVLAGDVFYEKPFAERLVGWFERLRLRGADIYVGDPGRSYLPRDRLEMIAVYEVPVTRALEDADVKKTTVWRFA encoded by the coding sequence GTGACACGCCTTTCGATCGCGTCCGGGCGCGCCTTCATCCTGGAAAACACCTCGCTGATCGCGCCGCCGCATGTGCCCGAGCTGCGCCTGCATCTGGCGGATGAGGCACACGACCTCTGGCACAGGGCCGAGGAAGAACTCGCGGCCATCGGCCTGCCTCCACCGTTCTGGGCCTTTGCATGGGCAGGCGGGCAGGGCCTGGCGCGGCACGTGCTGGACAATCCGGGCCATGTCGCGAACAGATCGGTGCTGGATTTCGCGACGGGTTCGGGACTGGTCGCCATTGCTGCGTCGAGGGCGGGCGCTTCGACCGTCCTCGCTGCCGACATCGATCCGTTCTGCGAAGCGGCAGTCGAACTGAACGCGGAGGCGAACGGCCTTCGCGTGACCTTTGCGGGCGACGATCTGATCGATTCCGATCTCGGCTGGGACGTGGTTCTCGCAGGCGATGTCTTCTACGAAAAGCCGTTCGCGGAGCGTCTGGTCGGCTGGTTCGAAAGGCTTCGTTTGCGCGGCGCCGACATCTATGTCGGCGATCCGGGCCGCTCCTATTTGCCAAGAGACCGCCTTGAGATGATCGCCGTCTATGAAGTGCCGGTCACGCGCGCGCTCGAAGACGCCGACGTCAAGAAAACCACGGTCTGGCGTTTCGCCTGA
- a CDS encoding uroporphyrinogen-III synthase, translated as MQRVLVTRPEPGASATATRLREMGMEPIVLPLTHIVALPVPEHFPVCDAVAVTSANAVRNAPESLIRTFADKPCFAVGTRTATAAKAAGFSDIRVGIGDAHALADLMICECPGPVTYLAGRVRLPDFEDALRRAGLVVETVETYDAVPVELSSTEIEHLRSGRRIDAVLLYSATAADALLRLEALPALSETFSSCVHCCLSDRIAGRFNGTARHETRIAERPEEYALLKLLTG; from the coding sequence ATGCAGCGGGTTCTGGTGACCCGGCCCGAGCCCGGCGCGTCCGCGACCGCCACGCGCCTGCGCGAGATGGGCATGGAGCCCATCGTGCTGCCGCTCACACATATCGTCGCACTTCCCGTTCCGGAGCACTTCCCAGTCTGCGATGCGGTCGCGGTGACGAGCGCCAATGCCGTGCGAAACGCGCCCGAAAGTCTGATTCGAACCTTTGCGGACAAGCCCTGCTTTGCGGTTGGAACACGAACAGCCACCGCTGCCAAAGCTGCGGGGTTCTCAGATATACGCGTGGGGATCGGAGATGCGCACGCGCTGGCGGACTTGATGATTTGCGAGTGTCCCGGACCTGTTACCTATCTGGCTGGGCGCGTGCGCCTTCCCGATTTCGAGGATGCATTGCGCCGCGCCGGGCTGGTGGTGGAAACCGTGGAAACCTACGATGCCGTGCCGGTGGAGTTATCTTCGACCGAGATTGAGCATCTGCGTTCGGGGCGACGGATCGACGCGGTCCTGCTCTATTCCGCGACCGCTGCCGACGCCCTGCTGCGTCTGGAAGCGCTCCCGGCACTCTCGGAAACCTTTTCCAGTTGCGTGCATTGCTGCCTTTCGGATCGCATCGCCGGGCGGTTTAACGGAACGGCGCGGCACGAAACCAGAATCGCCGAGCGCCCTGAAGAATACGCGCTTCTGAAGCTGCTCACAGGCTGA
- a CDS encoding YciI-like protein codes for MLFAFLCKDKPGHLQVRLDTRPAHVEYLNMLNTEGTLKFAGPFLGDDGKPNGSLVVVEAGDHAAAAAIAAADPYAQASLFETVEIKAWNWVFNNPAST; via the coding sequence ATGCTGTTTGCATTTCTCTGCAAGGACAAGCCCGGCCATCTTCAGGTTCGGCTGGATACGCGCCCCGCGCATGTCGAATATCTGAACATGCTCAATACGGAGGGCACGCTGAAATTCGCCGGTCCCTTCCTTGGCGATGACGGCAAGCCGAACGGCAGCCTCGTCGTCGTGGAAGCCGGCGATCACGCCGCAGCAGCAGCAATTGCCGCCGCTGACCCCTATGCGCAAGCCAGCCTGTTCGAAACCGTCGAGATCAAGGCATGGAACTGGGTTTTCAACAACCCGGCGTCCACGTGA